A genomic window from Sanguibacter antarcticus includes:
- a CDS encoding Re/Si-specific NAD(P)(+) transhydrogenase subunit alpha: MRIGIPRETRPGERLVAATPTTVAQLVKLGYDVVVEAGAGAEASFSDTAYRESGAAIGDAATAWSSDVVTCVNAPDDASVAQLRPGATIVAMMAPAAHPERVAAFAERGVSALALDAVPRISRAQALDVLSTMSNVAGYRAVIEAAEVYGGMFTGQVTAAGKTAPAKVFVIGGGVAGLAAIGAAGSLGAQVRAFDVRPEAGEQIESMGAQFVQAQAAQQAVSSDGYAQEMTSEQERLTAVMYAEESAHADIVITTALVRGAAPRTLTAAMVAAMRPGSVIVDLAASGGGNCELTVPGSTIVTDNGVTIVGYTDLTSRLPKHTSQLFGTNIVNLMKLLTPDADGQVVLDMEDVVQRGMTVTLAGEVLWPPPPVQVSAVPAGAPVEVAPTVDPAVRALEEKEAARRAGQRKLVGYGLGAVLLGLSVAFSPAAFAGYFTVFVLAVFVGYYVISQVSHSLHTPLMAQTNAISGIILVGALLQLGNDSWWVTSLAFVAASVASINIFGGFLVAYRMISMFRKDA; encoded by the coding sequence ATGAGGATCGGCATCCCCCGGGAGACACGTCCCGGGGAACGGCTCGTCGCCGCAACACCCACCACCGTGGCTCAGCTCGTCAAGCTCGGCTACGACGTCGTCGTCGAAGCCGGCGCGGGCGCCGAGGCGAGCTTCTCCGACACCGCCTACCGCGAGTCGGGCGCCGCGATCGGCGACGCTGCGACCGCGTGGAGCAGCGACGTCGTCACGTGCGTCAACGCACCAGACGACGCGTCGGTCGCCCAGCTCCGTCCAGGCGCCACCATCGTGGCGATGATGGCCCCCGCAGCGCACCCCGAGCGCGTCGCAGCCTTCGCCGAGCGCGGAGTGAGCGCGCTCGCGCTCGACGCCGTGCCGCGCATCTCGCGCGCGCAGGCGCTCGACGTGCTCAGCACCATGTCCAACGTCGCCGGGTACCGCGCCGTCATCGAGGCGGCCGAGGTCTACGGCGGCATGTTCACCGGACAGGTGACCGCAGCGGGCAAGACCGCCCCGGCCAAGGTCTTCGTCATCGGCGGCGGCGTCGCCGGCCTCGCAGCGATCGGCGCTGCCGGCAGCCTCGGCGCCCAGGTCCGTGCCTTCGACGTCCGCCCCGAGGCGGGCGAGCAGATCGAGTCGATGGGCGCCCAGTTCGTCCAGGCGCAAGCCGCCCAGCAGGCGGTCTCGTCGGACGGCTACGCCCAGGAGATGACGTCCGAGCAGGAACGGCTCACTGCCGTCATGTACGCGGAGGAGAGCGCCCACGCGGACATCGTCATCACGACCGCACTCGTGCGCGGCGCCGCTCCACGCACCCTCACGGCCGCGATGGTCGCCGCGATGCGACCAGGAAGCGTCATCGTCGACCTCGCCGCCTCCGGCGGAGGCAACTGCGAGCTGACGGTCCCCGGGTCCACGATCGTCACCGACAACGGTGTGACGATCGTCGGGTACACCGACCTCACGAGCCGCCTGCCCAAGCACACGTCGCAGCTCTTCGGCACCAACATCGTCAACCTCATGAAGCTCCTCACCCCAGACGCCGACGGCCAGGTGGTCCTCGACATGGAGGACGTGGTCCAGCGCGGCATGACCGTCACGCTCGCCGGCGAGGTCCTCTGGCCACCACCGCCGGTGCAGGTCTCGGCCGTGCCGGCCGGAGCGCCCGTCGAGGTCGCACCCACCGTCGACCCGGCCGTGCGTGCGCTCGAGGAGAAAGAAGCCGCTCGCCGAGCCGGCCAGCGCAAGCTCGTCGGCTACGGGCTCGGTGCTGTCCTTCTCGGGCTCTCGGTCGCCTTCTCTCCTGCGGCGTTCGCCGGCTACTTCACGGTGTTCGTCCTCGCGGTGTTCGTCGGCTACTACGTCATCTCCCAGGTGAGCCACTCGTTGCACACGCCGCTCATGGCGCAGACGAACGCCATCTCGGGGATCATCCTCGTCGGCGCGCTCCTGCAGCTCGGCAACGACAGCTGGTGGGTCACGTCGCTCGCCTTCGTGGCAGCGAGCGTCGCCAGCATCAACATCTTCGGTGGCTTCCTCGTCGCCTACCGCATGATCTCCATGTTCCGGAAGGATGCCTGA